The proteins below are encoded in one region of Rhodospirillaceae bacterium:
- a CDS encoding glutathione S-transferase family protein, which yields MAELILHHYEGSPFAHKIRAILGFKGLAWRSVGIPMIMPKPDLMPLSGGYRRTPVLQSGADVYHDTQLIAAELERRHPAPTLYPQGGEGMAHALTFWADGALFGAVTGAAFAHIADRMPPDFFADRAAMRGQEPAPPEKIMAAAPRLVAELNRTLYLVEGWLADGRPFLLGDAAGLADFSIFHPFWMLNRAGRKNAALLEPFSNIRGWLDRIAAFGTGSPTELDPQEALDIARSADPADPGESAPDDAGPVLGQTVSVLAADKVPEAVVGEVVAVQRNEVVVRRADDRVGTVHNHFPRSGYIVRPA from the coding sequence ATGGCCGAGCTGATTCTGCATCATTACGAAGGCTCGCCCTTCGCCCACAAGATCCGCGCGATCCTCGGCTTCAAGGGCCTGGCCTGGCGCTCGGTCGGGATCCCGATGATCATGCCGAAGCCGGACCTGATGCCGCTTTCCGGCGGCTACCGGCGGACGCCGGTGCTGCAGTCCGGCGCCGACGTCTATCACGACACCCAGCTGATCGCCGCCGAACTGGAGCGCCGGCATCCGGCGCCGACCCTGTATCCGCAGGGCGGCGAGGGGATGGCCCACGCGCTCACCTTCTGGGCCGACGGCGCGCTGTTCGGCGCCGTCACAGGGGCGGCCTTCGCCCATATCGCCGACCGGATGCCGCCGGACTTCTTCGCCGACCGGGCCGCCATGCGCGGGCAGGAGCCGGCGCCGCCGGAGAAGATCATGGCCGCCGCGCCCCGGCTGGTCGCGGAGCTGAACCGCACGCTCTACCTGGTCGAGGGCTGGCTGGCCGACGGCCGGCCCTTCCTGCTCGGCGACGCCGCCGGGCTCGCCGATTTCTCGATCTTCCATCCCTTCTGGATGCTGAACCGGGCCGGCCGGAAGAACGCCGCGCTGCTGGAGCCGTTCTCCAACATCCGCGGCTGGCTCGACCGGATCGCGGCCTTCGGAACGGGGTCGCCAACCGAACTGGATCCGCAGGAGGCGCTGGACATCGCCAGATCCGCCGACCCGGCCGATCCGGGCGAGAGCGCGCCCGACGATGCCGGTCCGGTCCTTGGGCAGACGGTCTCGGTGCTGGCGGCGGACAAGGTGCCGGAAGCGGTGGTCGGCGAGGTCGTCGCCGTGCAGCGCAACGAAGTCGTCGTCCGGCGCGCGGACGACCGGGTCGGCACCGTCCACAACCATTTCCCGCGCTCCGGCTACATCGTCCGCCCGGCGTGA
- a CDS encoding ABC transporter permease has product MTARPATGTAPGTAGRLLGALHRGADSDLAYSFRRNPVVVTAAIVTLLYFFGAAFADWLAPHTPFDPSTLSLGDAEKPPAWIEGGDWSYVLGTDNQGRDIFSTILYGSRLSLIVGFSAVIFSVVLGVGLGVTSGYFGGWYESVVMRAADVQLTLPSILVALMVDGVARAIFAGTDIKTDATFAIYVLIFAIGISAWPQYARVVRSATLVEKSKDYVAAARVIGIPSWRIMLRHVLPNTMGPVLVIGTIDLALAVITEATLSFLGVGIPPTQPSLGTLIRVGQEFLFSGQWWITLFPALALVLLVLAVNLLGDWLRDALNPKLR; this is encoded by the coding sequence ATGACGGCCCGCCCGGCAACCGGAACCGCCCCCGGCACCGCAGGCCGCCTGCTCGGCGCGCTCCATCGTGGCGCCGACAGCGACCTCGCCTACAGCTTCCGGCGCAATCCGGTCGTCGTGACCGCGGCCATAGTCACCCTGCTCTATTTCTTCGGCGCCGCCTTCGCCGACTGGCTCGCGCCGCACACGCCGTTCGACCCGTCGACCCTCAGCCTGGGCGACGCGGAAAAGCCGCCGGCCTGGATCGAGGGCGGCGACTGGAGCTACGTCCTCGGCACCGACAACCAGGGCCGGGACATCTTCTCGACCATCCTCTACGGCAGCCGCCTGTCGCTCATCGTCGGCTTCAGCGCCGTCATCTTCTCGGTCGTGCTCGGCGTCGGCCTCGGCGTGACATCGGGCTATTTCGGCGGCTGGTACGAATCCGTCGTCATGCGCGCCGCCGACGTGCAGCTCACCCTGCCCTCGATCCTGGTCGCGCTCATGGTCGACGGCGTCGCCCGGGCGATCTTCGCCGGCACCGACATCAAGACCGACGCGACCTTCGCGATCTACGTCCTGATCTTCGCCATCGGCATCTCGGCCTGGCCGCAATATGCCCGCGTCGTGCGCTCGGCGACGCTGGTCGAGAAGTCGAAGGACTATGTGGCGGCGGCGCGGGTCATCGGCATTCCCTCCTGGCGCATCATGCTGCGCCATGTCCTGCCCAACACGATGGGGCCGGTGCTGGTGATCGGCACCATCGACCTGGCGCTCGCCGTCATCACCGAGGCGACGCTCTCCTTCCTCGGCGTCGGCATCCCGCCGACCCAGCCGTCGCTTGGCACCCTGATCCGGGTGGGGCAGGAGTTCCTGTTCTCCGGCCAGTGGTGGATCACCCTGTTCCCGGCGCTGGCCCTGGTCCTGCTCGTGCTCGCGGTCAACCTGCTGGGCGACTGGCTGCGCGACGCCCTCAACCCGAAGCTGCGCTGA
- a CDS encoding ABC transporter ATP-binding protein, protein MNGGPANPSRPTALLDVRDLKVGLPTRRGPLAILNGVDLHVKEGEVLGVVGESGAGKSITGLAVIGLLEPPARIDGGEVWFDGARIDGLSGDELRRIRGARIGVIFQDPLTSLNPLYTIGFQLTETIRTHMDLGADAAEKRAVELLDEVGIPAAASRLGAYPHEFSGGMRQRVVIALALCANPRLIIADEPTTALDVSIQAQIIGVLKRLCREHGTAVMLITHDMGVIAETADRVAVMYAGRVIEDGTVAEVVRNASHPYSHGLMGSIPTIGARIGRLPQIRGSMPRVGAVPDGCAFAPRCPEVRELCRAERPVMMDGKATSAACWQYSPRWSGTAAAAEGAAADG, encoded by the coding sequence ATGAACGGCGGCCCGGCGAATCCCTCGCGCCCCACGGCTCTCCTGGACGTGCGCGATCTCAAGGTCGGCCTGCCGACCCGGCGCGGCCCTCTGGCGATCCTCAACGGAGTCGATCTGCATGTGAAGGAAGGCGAGGTCCTCGGCGTGGTCGGCGAATCCGGGGCCGGCAAGTCGATCACCGGGCTTGCCGTGATCGGCCTGCTCGAACCGCCGGCGCGGATCGACGGCGGCGAGGTCTGGTTCGACGGCGCGCGCATCGACGGCCTCTCGGGCGACGAACTGCGCCGGATCCGCGGCGCCCGGATCGGCGTTATCTTCCAGGACCCGCTGACCAGCCTGAACCCGCTCTACACCATCGGCTTCCAGCTCACCGAGACCATCCGCACCCACATGGACCTGGGCGCGGACGCGGCGGAGAAGCGGGCGGTCGAGCTGCTCGACGAAGTCGGGATTCCGGCGGCGGCCTCGCGCCTGGGCGCCTATCCCCACGAGTTCAGCGGCGGCATGCGCCAGCGGGTCGTGATTGCGCTCGCCCTGTGCGCCAACCCGCGCCTCATCATCGCCGACGAGCCGACGACGGCGCTCGACGTCTCGATCCAGGCCCAGATCATCGGCGTGCTCAAGCGGCTGTGCCGGGAGCACGGCACCGCGGTCATGCTGATCACCCACGACATGGGCGTGATCGCCGAGACCGCGGACCGGGTCGCGGTCATGTATGCCGGCCGGGTGATCGAGGACGGCACGGTCGCCGAGGTCGTGCGCAACGCCTCGCACCCCTATTCCCACGGCCTGATGGGCTCGATCCCGACGATCGGCGCGCGCATCGGCCGGCTGCCCCAGATCCGCGGGTCCATGCCGCGGGTCGGCGCGGTGCCGGACGGCTGCGCCTTCGCGCCGCGCTGCCCGGAAGTGCGCGAGCTGTGCCGCGCCGAACGGCCCGTCATGATGGACGGCAAGGCGACGAGCGCCGCCTGCTGGCAATATTCGCCGCGCTGGTCCGGTACCGCTGCGGCAGCCGAAGGAGCGGCCGCCGATGGCTGA
- the mutM gene encoding bifunctional DNA-formamidopyrimidine glycosylase/DNA-(apurinic or apyrimidinic site) lyase, with amino-acid sequence MPELPEVETVVRGLRPVLEGAVLVHAEARRPDLRIPVPADFSERLTGRTVRSVRRRAKYILAEFDDGALLILHLGMSGRLHIDRGDPELLPHDHIVLKTDRGDTVRLNDPRRFGLVALDRVDTIDRHRLFAGAGPEPLGNAFNGPALAAKLKGRRTPLKAALLDQKTVAGLGNIYVCEALFFAGLSPMRLARTISARQAEALAGAIRDVLNKAIAAGGSSLRDYVQPSGELGYFQHQWAVYGREGEACPGCDCAVAETGGIRRIVQSNRSTFYCPHRQR; translated from the coding sequence ATGCCCGAACTTCCCGAAGTCGAGACCGTCGTGCGCGGGTTGCGGCCGGTGCTGGAGGGGGCGGTGCTGGTCCATGCCGAGGCGCGGCGGCCGGACCTGCGCATCCCGGTTCCGGCGGATTTCTCCGAACGGCTCACCGGCAGGACCGTCCGGTCGGTGCGGCGGCGGGCGAAATACATCCTGGCGGAGTTCGACGACGGCGCGCTGCTGATCCTCCATCTCGGCATGTCCGGCCGGCTCCATATCGACCGGGGCGACCCGGAGCTGCTGCCCCACGACCATATCGTGCTCAAGACCGACCGGGGCGACACGGTCCGGCTCAACGACCCGCGCCGGTTCGGCCTGGTCGCGCTGGACCGGGTCGACACCATCGACCGGCACCGCCTGTTTGCCGGGGCCGGACCGGAGCCGCTGGGCAACGCCTTCAACGGCCCGGCCCTCGCCGCGAAGCTGAAGGGCCGGCGCACGCCGCTCAAGGCCGCGCTGCTCGACCAGAAGACGGTCGCCGGGCTGGGCAACATCTATGTCTGCGAAGCGCTGTTCTTCGCCGGCCTGTCGCCGATGCGCCTCGCCCGCACCATCTCGGCGCGGCAGGCCGAGGCGCTCGCCGGGGCGATCAGGGATGTGCTGAACAAGGCCATCGCGGCCGGCGGTTCCAGCCTGCGCGACTATGTCCAGCCGTCGGGCGAGCTGGGCTACTTCCAGCACCAGTGGGCGGTCTACGGCCGGGAGGGCGAGGCCTGCCCCGGCTGCGACTGCGCCGTCGCGGAGACCGGCGGCATCCGCCGGATCGTGCAGTCCAACCGCTCGACTTTCTACTGTCCGCACCGCCAGCGATAG
- a CDS encoding enoyl-CoA hydratase, translated as MDYENIIYEIRGPVGLIRLNRPKALNALNSALVAELGDALNTAQDDDAIGAIVLTGNEKAFAAGADIKEMQAKSFQDVYLEDFITNGWEVVTTIRKPVIAAVAGYALGGGCEVAMMCDFILAAENARFGQPEINLGILPGAGGTQRLTKFVGKSKAMEMSLTGRMMDAEEAERAGLVSRIVPLDELVDEAVKTAEAIAKQSRPAVYMTVEAIDRAYETPLREGVLFERRMFHAAFATDDRAEGMSAFIEKRAPKFKNR; from the coding sequence ATGGACTACGAAAACATCATCTACGAAATCCGCGGCCCGGTCGGGCTGATCAGGCTCAACCGGCCGAAGGCCCTCAACGCGCTCAATTCGGCGCTGGTCGCCGAGCTGGGCGACGCGCTGAACACGGCGCAGGACGACGATGCCATCGGCGCCATCGTGCTGACCGGCAACGAGAAGGCCTTCGCCGCTGGCGCCGACATCAAGGAAATGCAGGCAAAATCGTTCCAGGACGTCTATCTGGAGGACTTCATCACCAACGGCTGGGAGGTCGTCACGACGATCCGCAAGCCGGTCATCGCCGCGGTCGCCGGCTATGCGCTGGGCGGCGGCTGCGAAGTCGCCATGATGTGCGACTTCATCCTGGCGGCGGAGAATGCGCGCTTCGGCCAGCCGGAGATCAACCTCGGCATCCTGCCCGGCGCCGGCGGCACCCAGCGGCTGACCAAATTCGTCGGCAAATCCAAGGCGATGGAAATGTCGCTGACCGGCCGGATGATGGACGCCGAGGAGGCCGAGCGCGCCGGGCTGGTCAGCCGCATCGTCCCGCTCGACGAGCTGGTGGACGAAGCGGTCAAGACCGCAGAGGCCATCGCGAAGCAGTCGCGCCCGGCGGTGTACATGACCGTCGAGGCGATCGACCGCGCCTACGAGACGCCGCTGCGCGAGGGCGTATTGTTCGAGCGCCGGATGTTCCACGCCGCCTTCGCGACCGACGACCGGGCTGAGGGCATGTCCGCCTTCATCGAGAAGCGCGCGCCGAAATTCAAGAACCGCTAG
- a CDS encoding ATP-binding cassette domain-containing protein — protein MADAPLLQVEDLAVHFRLPLPVAERAMGRKPKVLKAVDGVSFAIGKGVTLSVVGESGCGKSTVARLIAGLYRPTRGRVAIDGHDVTAARDRTRAIRRRLTMIFQDPQASLNPRWRVRDIIAEPIRAFGIAGDARESDRRVDGLLEQVGLAAADGEKYPHEFSGGQRQRISIARALASQPDLILCDEPTSALDVSVQAQILNLMRDLQDDLGLTYLFISHDLAVVHHMSDRIAVMYLGRFVEVADAAALFAAPQHPYTRLLLETIPDLGMTKRDREAVAGEVPSPIDPPGGCAFHPRCPHADERCRSERPELRASQSGDGTAVACHAVEEGRLPPAPDGAAADG, from the coding sequence ATGGCTGACGCGCCGCTCCTGCAGGTCGAGGACCTGGCGGTCCATTTCCGCCTGCCGCTGCCGGTCGCCGAGCGGGCGATGGGCCGGAAACCGAAAGTCCTGAAAGCGGTCGACGGCGTGAGCTTCGCCATCGGCAAGGGCGTGACCCTGTCGGTGGTCGGCGAATCCGGCTGCGGCAAGTCCACGGTCGCGCGGCTGATCGCCGGCCTCTACCGGCCGACCCGGGGCCGCGTCGCCATCGACGGCCATGACGTGACCGCAGCACGGGACCGGACGCGGGCGATCCGCCGGCGGCTCACCATGATCTTCCAGGACCCGCAGGCCTCGCTCAACCCGCGCTGGCGGGTGCGGGACATCATCGCCGAGCCGATCCGGGCCTTCGGCATCGCCGGCGACGCGAGGGAATCGGACCGCCGGGTCGACGGCCTGCTCGAACAGGTCGGCCTCGCCGCCGCCGACGGCGAGAAATACCCGCACGAATTCTCCGGCGGGCAGCGCCAGCGCATTTCCATCGCCCGGGCTCTGGCGAGCCAGCCGGACCTGATCCTGTGCGACGAGCCGACCTCGGCGCTCGACGTCTCGGTCCAGGCCCAGATCCTCAACCTGATGCGCGACCTGCAGGACGATCTGGGCCTGACCTACCTGTTCATCAGCCACGATCTTGCGGTCGTCCACCATATGTCGGACCGCATCGCCGTCATGTATCTCGGCCGCTTCGTCGAGGTCGCCGACGCCGCCGCGCTGTTCGCCGCACCGCAGCATCCCTATACCCGGCTGCTGCTCGAGACGATCCCCGACCTCGGCATGACCAAGCGCGACCGGGAAGCGGTGGCCGGCGAGGTCCCCAGCCCGATCGATCCGCCGGGCGGCTGCGCCTTCCATCCGCGCTGCCCGCACGCCGACGAGCGCTGCCGCAGCGAACGGCCCGAGCTGCGCGCGTCACAGTCCGGCGACGGCACCGCCGTGGCCTGCCACGCGGTCGAGGAAGGGCGTCTGCCGCCGGCGCCGGACGGCGCGGCGGCAGACGGGTGA
- a CDS encoding RecQ family ATP-dependent DNA helicase, translating to MTCNFRALSLDLEVGVQDGRIHAFGAIRTDTGERLPYSGSGFAAALRKLDALADGADFLLGHNLIEHDLPWLAAASPDLRLLKLPAVDTLRLSPLAFPSNPYHRLVKHYKDGGLVRSQRNDPALDSELAIDLFREECKALSKADPDLLKTWHRLCTPDAAGADCALDALFCKIRGARRPSAEEARTAVGTRLEGAACATHGHAVFEETSTGWPLAYALAWLSVAGGNSVMPPWVRHQFPEAGFLVRRLRDTPCADPACGWCRERHDAGKELKRWFGYPAFRPEPAHDDGRPMQQAIVEAAMRGEHVLGILPTGTGKSLCYQIPALSRYDKTGALTVVISPLVALMKDQVDGLEARGIGACVTVNGLLSMPERADALDRVRLGDAGILIIAPEQLRSRSVRRALDQREIGAWVLDEAHCLSRWGHDFRPDYLYVARFISKKAGDGPVPPVLCLTATAKPDVVDDITRHFRDKLGIELAVFDGGAERSNLGFEVIPTSGGEKFEHIHQVLTSHLPPDKAGGAIVYCATRRSTEEVAEYLQLKDVAADYFHAGLPPETRKDVQQRFIGGELRAIAATNAFGMGIDKPDVRLVVHADIPGSLENYFQEAGRAGRDREPARCVLMYAPPNDVERQFGLSARSRLTRPEIHAILRALRNLDRKKRLNGEVAATAGEILGEDEDKAFERDSATDDTRVRTAIAWLEESALLAREENVVQIFPSSLRVDTVEQARRKLEDARLEKTYRSQLLRIAEVLIDADADEGVTTDELMVVARLSAEGVRNALFDLERLGISKNETALTAFVHKGVAHSSSRRLKEAAALEEALIAHMREEAPDMGKGDKAPLHLRIAAQVLQDKGLADPLPMRLWRIVRSISYDGRGEDGGPGSLSIRKRDAETAQVTLRVSWDALAQTAKRRREAARCLLNHLLACLPDGRRGTDLLAETTIGDLNQAIENDLILKGRLKDPVKALDRALLWLHELEIIRLNKGLAVFRPAMTIRLRKSERRGFSGADFERLDLHYKGQVLQIHVMAEFAERGLAAMRDALRLATDYFNLKETDFLEKWLPGRDNDIGRQTTPDSWRAIVESLGNPIQQRIVADKREQTNVLVLAGPGSGKTRVLVHRIAYLVRVRRENPRGILALAYNRHAAVDIRRRLADLIGDDARGVTVLTCHGLAMRLAGASFAGRAEQPDDELFRDVLKRATDLLRGKGLPPEEADERRERLLAGFRWILVDEYQDIGKEEYALISALAGRTLEDETGKLTLFAVGDDDQNIYAFKGASVEFIRRFEADYGPKPAYLTDNYRSTGHIIAAANAIIASARKRMKADRPIRIDRARENDPPGGAWETLDPVSRGKVQILPAGRDPATQAQAVMAELQRLAGRSPEWDWSRSAVIAREWKCLAPVQAFCMARNIPAQMGDEEIPRFWRLRETCAFVAWLRERRPRVVDGAALAGWAAGPCSGRWHDLVRQAIEEHALETGGAETPVDHFIEWLAEWGRDIRRRQHGLLLVTAHGAKGLEFDHVAVLDGGWDRPGRNEDADAPRRLYYVAMTRAQQTLTLARFDGGRNPLLDTLRRHRSVLRRKPAKLPLAPATLDDRYIRPDLKHIDIGFAGSYGERHSIHSAIAAL from the coding sequence GTGACCTGCAATTTTCGCGCGCTGTCGCTCGACCTCGAAGTCGGCGTGCAGGACGGCCGGATCCATGCATTCGGGGCGATACGGACAGATACCGGCGAGCGGTTGCCGTACTCCGGTTCCGGATTTGCGGCGGCGCTGCGGAAACTCGACGCGCTTGCCGACGGCGCGGATTTCCTGCTCGGCCACAACCTGATCGAACACGACTTGCCCTGGCTTGCGGCTGCAAGTCCCGATCTACGACTGCTGAAGCTGCCGGCCGTCGATACCTTGCGGCTCAGCCCGCTCGCCTTCCCGAGCAATCCCTATCACCGCCTGGTCAAGCATTATAAGGACGGCGGCCTTGTCCGCAGCCAACGGAACGACCCGGCGCTCGATTCCGAACTGGCGATCGACCTGTTCCGCGAAGAATGCAAGGCCCTGTCCAAAGCCGATCCCGACCTTCTGAAGACGTGGCATCGGCTGTGCACGCCGGACGCGGCAGGCGCCGACTGCGCCCTCGACGCGCTGTTCTGCAAAATCCGCGGTGCGCGCCGCCCCTCGGCGGAGGAAGCCCGCACGGCGGTCGGCACGCGGCTGGAGGGCGCCGCTTGCGCGACCCACGGCCATGCGGTGTTTGAGGAGACATCGACCGGCTGGCCGCTGGCCTACGCCCTGGCGTGGCTGTCGGTCGCCGGCGGCAATTCCGTCATGCCGCCCTGGGTGCGGCATCAATTCCCGGAGGCCGGGTTTTTGGTGCGCCGGCTCCGGGACACGCCTTGCGCCGACCCTGCCTGCGGCTGGTGCCGGGAGCGGCACGATGCCGGCAAGGAACTGAAACGCTGGTTCGGCTACCCCGCTTTCCGTCCCGAACCGGCGCATGACGACGGCCGCCCGATGCAGCAGGCCATCGTAGAGGCGGCGATGCGGGGCGAGCACGTTCTCGGCATCCTGCCGACCGGGACCGGAAAATCGCTCTGCTACCAGATTCCGGCGCTGTCGCGCTACGACAAGACCGGCGCGCTCACGGTCGTCATCTCGCCCTTGGTCGCGCTGATGAAGGACCAGGTCGACGGACTGGAGGCGCGCGGCATCGGCGCCTGCGTGACCGTCAACGGGTTGCTCTCGATGCCGGAGCGGGCCGACGCGCTGGACCGGGTCCGCCTCGGCGACGCCGGCATTCTGATTATCGCGCCGGAGCAGCTGCGCTCCCGCTCGGTGCGCCGGGCGCTCGACCAGCGCGAGATCGGCGCCTGGGTGCTGGACGAGGCCCATTGCCTGTCGCGCTGGGGCCACGATTTCCGACCCGACTATCTCTATGTCGCCCGCTTCATCAGCAAGAAGGCGGGCGACGGACCGGTCCCGCCGGTGTTGTGCCTGACCGCCACCGCCAAGCCCGATGTGGTGGATGACATAACGCGGCATTTCCGCGACAAGCTGGGCATCGAACTGGCGGTTTTCGATGGCGGTGCGGAACGGTCGAATCTCGGCTTCGAGGTGATCCCGACTTCCGGCGGCGAGAAATTCGAGCATATCCACCAGGTCCTGACCTCGCACCTGCCGCCGGATAAAGCCGGCGGGGCCATCGTCTATTGCGCGACCCGGCGATCGACCGAGGAAGTCGCCGAGTATTTGCAACTGAAGGACGTTGCGGCGGACTATTTTCACGCCGGCCTGCCGCCGGAAACCAGGAAGGACGTGCAGCAGCGCTTCATCGGCGGCGAGTTGCGCGCGATCGCGGCGACCAACGCTTTCGGCATGGGCATCGACAAGCCGGACGTCCGGCTGGTGGTCCACGCCGATATTCCCGGCTCGCTGGAAAACTACTTCCAGGAGGCCGGGCGCGCCGGCCGCGACCGGGAGCCGGCGCGCTGCGTGCTCATGTATGCGCCGCCGAACGATGTGGAGCGCCAGTTCGGCCTGTCGGCGCGCTCGCGGCTCACTCGCCCGGAAATCCACGCCATCCTCAGGGCGCTGCGCAATCTCGACCGCAAGAAACGCCTGAACGGCGAGGTGGCGGCCACAGCGGGCGAAATCCTCGGCGAGGACGAGGACAAGGCGTTCGAGCGGGATTCCGCCACCGACGATACGCGGGTGCGCACCGCCATCGCCTGGCTGGAAGAAAGCGCGCTGCTGGCGCGGGAGGAGAACGTCGTCCAGATATTCCCGTCATCGCTGCGGGTGGATACGGTCGAACAGGCGCGGAGAAAGCTGGAAGACGCACGGCTCGAAAAGACCTATCGCAGCCAGTTGTTGCGCATCGCTGAGGTGTTGATCGACGCCGACGCGGACGAGGGAGTCACCACGGACGAACTGATGGTGGTCGCGCGCCTGAGCGCCGAAGGCGTGCGCAACGCCCTGTTCGATCTCGAACGGCTGGGCATCTCCAAAAACGAAACGGCGCTGACGGCCTTCGTCCACAAGGGCGTCGCGCATTCGTCGAGCCGGCGTCTCAAAGAAGCCGCAGCGCTGGAAGAAGCGTTGATCGCCCATATGCGCGAGGAAGCGCCGGACATGGGCAAAGGAGACAAGGCGCCGCTGCATCTGCGCATCGCCGCCCAGGTCTTGCAGGACAAGGGACTGGCCGATCCGCTGCCGATGCGGCTGTGGCGCATCGTCCGCAGCATATCCTATGACGGGCGCGGCGAGGACGGCGGCCCCGGCAGCCTTTCGATCCGGAAACGGGATGCGGAAACGGCGCAGGTGACGTTGCGGGTCAGCTGGGACGCTCTCGCGCAGACGGCGAAACGCCGGCGCGAGGCGGCGCGCTGCCTGCTGAACCATCTGCTGGCCTGTCTGCCGGATGGCCGCCGCGGCACGGACCTGCTGGCCGAGACCACCATCGGCGACCTGAACCAAGCGATCGAAAACGATCTCATTCTGAAGGGCAGGCTCAAGGATCCAGTCAAAGCGTTAGACCGCGCCCTTCTGTGGCTACATGAATTGGAGATAATCCGCTTGAACAAAGGGCTGGCCGTGTTCCGCCCGGCCATGACGATCCGGCTGCGGAAATCGGAACGCCGCGGTTTCTCCGGCGCGGACTTCGAGCGGCTCGATCTGCACTACAAGGGACAGGTCCTGCAAATCCACGTCATGGCGGAGTTTGCCGAGCGCGGCCTCGCCGCCATGCGCGACGCGCTGCGCCTTGCGACGGACTATTTCAACCTGAAGGAAACCGATTTTCTGGAAAAGTGGCTGCCCGGCCGGGACAACGATATCGGCCGGCAGACGACCCCCGACTCCTGGCGCGCCATCGTCGAAAGCCTGGGCAACCCCATCCAACAGCGCATCGTTGCCGACAAGCGGGAGCAGACGAACGTGCTGGTGCTGGCGGGCCCCGGCTCGGGTAAGACGCGGGTGTTGGTGCACCGGATCGCGTATCTGGTGCGCGTGCGGCGGGAGAATCCGCGCGGCATCCTCGCGCTGGCCTACAACCGCCACGCCGCGGTCGATATCCGCCGGCGCCTTGCCGACCTGATCGGCGACGACGCCCGCGGCGTGACCGTGCTGACCTGCCACGGCCTCGCCATGCGGCTGGCCGGGGCCAGCTTCGCCGGGCGGGCGGAGCAGCCGGACGACGAACTGTTCCGGGACGTCCTGAAACGCGCGACCGACCTGCTGCGCGGCAAGGGCCTGCCGCCGGAAGAGGCTGACGAGCGGCGGGAACGGCTGCTCGCCGGCTTCCGCTGGATCCTGGTGGACGAGTACCAGGACATCGGCAAAGAGGAATACGCCCTGATCTCGGCGCTGGCCGGGCGGACGCTGGAGGACGAGACCGGCAAGCTAACCCTGTTCGCCGTCGGCGACGACGACCAGAATATCTACGCCTTCAAGGGCGCATCGGTCGAATTCATCCGCCGCTTCGAAGCGGATTACGGCCCGAAACCCGCCTATCTGACGGACAACTACCGCTCGACCGGCCATATTATTGCGGCAGCCAACGCGATCATCGCATCGGCGCGCAAGCGGATGAAGGCCGACCGACCGATCCGTATCGACCGGGCGCGCGAGAACGACCCGCCGGGCGGGGCGTGGGAAACGCTGGACCCGGTTTCCCGCGGCAAGGTGCAAATCCTGCCGGCCGGTCGCGATCCGGCTACGCAGGCGCAGGCCGTCATGGCGGAATTACAGCGCCTTGCCGGACGGTCGCCGGAATGGGACTGGTCGCGCAGCGCGGTGATCGCGCGGGAGTGGAAATGTCTCGCGCCAGTGCAGGCGTTTTGCATGGCCAGGAATATTCCGGCGCAGATGGGCGACGAGGAAATTCCGAGATTCTGGCGGCTGCGCGAAACCTGCGCCTTCGTCGCGTGGCTGCGCGAGCGACGCCCGCGGGTCGTCGATGGGGCGGCGCTCGCCGGCTGGGCAGCGGGGCCGTGCTCCGGACGCTGGCACGACCTGGTGCGACAGGCCATTGAGGAGCATGCCCTGGAAACCGGCGGAGCGGAGACGCCGGTCGACCATTTCATCGAATGGCTGGCAGAATGGGGCCGGGATATACGCCGGCGCCAGCACGGGCTTCTTCTTGTGACCGCGCACGGGGCCAAGGGGCTGGAGTTCGACCATGTCGCGGTGCTCGACGGCGGCTGGGACCGGCCGGGGCGGAACGAAGACGCCGATGCACCGCGCCGGCTCTACTATGTCGCGATGACCCGCGCCCAGCAGACGCTGACGTTGGCCCGCTTCGACGGCGGGCGAAACCCGCTGCTGGATACGCTGCGCCGCCACCGGTCCGTGCTGCGCCGCAAACCGGCGAAACTGCCGCTCGCCCCGGCGACACTCGACGACCGCTACATCCGGCCCGACCTCAAGCATATCGACATCGGCTTCGCGGGGAGCTATGGCGAGCGCCACTCCATCCACAGCGCCATCGCCGCGCTTTAG